Proteins encoded together in one Neisseria lactamica window:
- a CDS encoding HPr family phosphocarrier protein, with protein sequence MLKQSIEIINKLGLHARASSKFTQTASQFKSEVWVTKNGSRVNGKSIMGLMMLAAAKGTVIELETDGADEAEAMRTLTDLINDCFGEGE encoded by the coding sequence ATGCTCAAACAATCCATCGAAATCATCAACAAACTCGGACTTCACGCCCGCGCGTCCAGCAAGTTCACCCAAACCGCGTCCCAATTCAAAAGCGAAGTCTGGGTTACGAAAAACGGCAGCCGCGTCAACGGTAAAAGCATTATGGGGCTGATGATGCTCGCCGCCGCCAAAGGTACGGTCATCGAACTGGAAACCGACGGCGCGGACGAGGCGGAAGCGATGCGCACCCTGACCGACTTAATCAACGACTGTTTCGGCGAGGGCGAATAA
- a CDS encoding PTS sugar transporter subunit IIA — MIGLLIITHETIGEAYRKLAHHFFPGGLPENVRILGVQPTEDQDDIINNAIAALQEFPENHGVLIMTDIFGATPCNAARRLVRENKSAILTGLNAPMMIKAVQHSPAAEDLAAFTECVREAAVKGIFAITSAPEDLVCRRSGDAV, encoded by the coding sequence ATGATAGGGCTTTTAATCATCACACACGAAACCATAGGCGAAGCCTACCGCAAGCTGGCGCATCATTTTTTTCCGGGCGGGCTGCCTGAAAACGTCCGCATACTCGGCGTGCAGCCGACGGAAGACCAAGACGACATCATCAACAACGCCATTGCCGCGCTGCAAGAATTTCCTGAAAACCACGGCGTATTGATTATGACCGACATCTTCGGCGCAACCCCCTGCAATGCCGCCCGCCGCCTCGTGCGCGAAAACAAATCGGCGATTTTGACCGGGCTGAACGCGCCGATGATGATTAAGGCCGTCCAACATTCGCCGGCGGCGGAAGACCTTGCCGCCTTTACCGAATGCGTTAGAGAGGCGGCGGTAAAGGGCATTTTCGCCATCACGTCCGCGCCCGAAGATTTGGTGTGCCGGCGCAGCGGCGATGCCGTCTGA
- a CDS encoding hypoxanthine-guanine phosphoribosyltransferase has protein sequence MTDLETKRLETQAMLENAELLFDQGQCRAALQKVADEITRDLGDKYPLLLPVMGGAVVFTGQLLPLLRFPLDFDYVHVSRYGDKLEGGAFNWKRMPDAEQIRGRHVVVLDDILDEGHTMSAIQAKLLEMGAASCRSAVFANKLIDKEKPVKADYVGLDVPNRYVFGYGMDAAGCWRNLGEIYALGGK, from the coding sequence ATGACTGATTTAGAAACCAAACGCCTTGAAACACAGGCGATGCTTGAAAACGCCGAGCTTTTGTTCGACCAAGGGCAATGCCGCGCCGCGCTGCAAAAAGTGGCGGACGAGATTACGCGCGATTTGGGGGATAAATATCCGTTGCTGCTGCCCGTGATGGGCGGGGCGGTGGTGTTTACGGGGCAGTTGCTGCCGCTGTTGCGCTTTCCCTTAGATTTTGATTATGTTCACGTTTCCCGTTACGGCGACAAGCTGGAGGGCGGCGCGTTCAACTGGAAGCGTATGCCCGATGCGGAACAAATCCGGGGCAGGCACGTCGTTGTGTTGGACGATATTTTGGACGAAGGGCATACGATGTCCGCCATTCAAGCCAAACTTTTGGAAATGGGTGCGGCAAGTTGCCGTTCGGCGGTGTTCGCCAATAAATTAATCGACAAAGAAAAACCGGTCAAAGCCGATTATGTCGGACTGGATGTGCCGAACCGTTATGTGTTCGGTTACGGTATGGACGCGGCGGGCTGCTGGCGCAATTTGGGCGAGATTTACGCATTGGGCGGAAAATAA
- a CDS encoding DNA ligase, translated as MIKKIIKGIIPIFTAVFIPVSAGAADLMLAQEYKGQDIAGWAMSEKLDGVRAYWDGKHLISRQGYAFAPPKGFTAQFPPYPLDGELYSGRGQFEQISATVRSASSDWRGIRLHVFDVPKAQGNLYQRLAVATQWLKTHPNAPITIIPQIKVRDRQHAMDFLKQIEAQGGEGVMLRHPESRYSGGRSSQLLKLKSQYDDECTVTRHYEGKGRNAGRLGAVGCKNRHGEFRIGSGFKDKDRDNPPKIGTLITYRYRGFTRKGTPKFATFVRVRTDR; from the coding sequence ATGATTAAGAAGATAATCAAGGGCATCATACCGATTTTTACGGCGGTTTTCATCCCGGTATCGGCAGGCGCGGCGGATTTGATGCTGGCGCAGGAATACAAAGGGCAGGACATTGCCGGCTGGGCGATGAGCGAGAAACTCGACGGCGTGCGCGCCTATTGGGACGGAAAGCACCTGATAAGCCGTCAGGGTTATGCGTTTGCGCCGCCCAAAGGTTTTACCGCGCAGTTTCCGCCTTATCCTTTGGACGGCGAATTGTATAGCGGACGCGGTCAGTTCGAGCAGATTTCCGCTACCGTGCGTTCTGCTTCTTCAGACTGGCGCGGTATCCGCCTGCACGTTTTCGACGTACCCAAGGCGCAGGGCAATCTCTACCAACGTTTGGCAGTCGCAACGCAGTGGCTGAAAACGCATCCGAACGCGCCGATTACCATCATCCCGCAAATCAAAGTGCGCGACCGGCAGCACGCGATGGACTTTTTAAAACAAATCGAAGCGCAGGGCGGCGAAGGTGTGATGTTGCGCCATCCTGAATCCCGTTACAGCGGCGGCAGGAGCAGCCAATTATTGAAGCTGAAAAGCCAATACGACGACGAATGCACGGTAACGCGGCACTATGAGGGCAAAGGGCGAAACGCCGGACGGCTGGGCGCGGTCGGCTGCAAAAACCGGCACGGCGAATTCCGCATCGGCAGCGGTTTCAAAGACAAAGACCGCGACAATCCGCCAAAAATCGGCACGCTGATTACCTACCGCTACCGTGGTTTTACGCGGAAAGGCACGCCGAAATTCGCCACGTTTGTGCGCGTGCGTACCGACCGCTGA
- a CDS encoding MBL fold metallo-hydrolase — protein sequence MTLRYEILPVTPFRQNCTLIWDDESGEAVLTDVGGDVPFLLQALANRKLTLTAIWLTHGHLDHAGGVVEMLKTHKVPVLGPHREDEFLLQSLPQTTAQYGFPASPAFAPTRWLEEGETLTVGRYAFQVLHIPGHTPGHIVFYCAEAELLIAGDVLFYETIGRTDFPRGNHADLINNIRNKLFALPETVQVVAGHGRMTSIGHEKRHNPFF from the coding sequence ATGACCCTACGTTACGAAATCCTCCCCGTTACCCCCTTCCGCCAAAACTGCACCCTGATTTGGGACGACGAAAGCGGCGAAGCCGTCCTGACCGATGTCGGCGGCGACGTGCCGTTCCTGCTGCAAGCGTTGGCAAACCGCAAACTTACGCTCACGGCAATCTGGCTGACGCACGGCCATCTCGATCACGCGGGCGGCGTGGTCGAAATGTTGAAAACGCATAAAGTCCCCGTCCTCGGCCCACACCGCGAAGATGAATTCCTGCTCCAATCGCTGCCGCAAACCACCGCGCAATACGGATTCCCCGCCTCGCCCGCCTTTGCGCCGACCCGTTGGCTCGAAGAAGGCGAAACGCTCACGGTCGGACGCTATGCCTTTCAAGTGCTGCATATTCCGGGTCATACGCCGGGACATATCGTCTTTTATTGCGCCGAGGCGGAATTGCTGATTGCGGGCGACGTGCTGTTTTACGAAACCATAGGCAGAACCGATTTTCCGCGCGGCAACCACGCCGACTTAATCAATAATATCCGCAACAAATTATTCGCCCTCCCCGAAACCGTGCAAGTTGTCGCCGGACACGGGCGTATGACTTCCATCGGACACGAAAAACGGCACAATCCGTTTTTCTAA
- the rmuC gene encoding DNA recombination protein RmuC encodes MGLMAFVLPLATLLPGVLITWLMMKNQLQGKISGLNAQLAEKAARCDFVEQAHGKTVSELAVLDEKYRHLQDENYALGNRFSAAEKQIAHLQEKEAESVRLKQSYIDLQEKAQGLAVENERLATQLGQERKAFADQYALERQIRQRIETDLEESRQTVRDVQNDLSDVGNRFAAAEKQIAHLQEKEAEAENLRQSYLKLQEKAQGLAVENERLNTQIEQERLASEEKLSLLGEARKSLSDQFQNLANTILEEKSRRFTEQNREQLHQVLNPLNERIHGFGELVRQTYDKESRERLTLENELKRLQGLNAQLHSEAKALTNALTGTQNKVQGNWGEMILETVLENSGLQKGREYVVQAAAVRKEEDGGTRRLQPDVLVNLPDNKQIVIDSKVSLTAYVRYTQAADADTAARELAAHVASIRAHMKGLSLKDYTDLEGVNTLDFVFMFIPVEPAYLLALQNDAGLFQECFDKRIMLVGPSTLLATLRTVANIWRNEQQNQNALAIADEGGKLYDKFVGFVQTLESVGKGIDQAQNSFQTAFKQLAEGRGNLVGRAEKLRLLGVKANKQLARDLTERANEQTAFALGKPSEQEAADEAE; translated from the coding sequence ATGGGATTGATGGCGTTTGTGTTGCCTTTGGCAACTTTGTTGCCGGGTGTGTTGATAACGTGGTTGATGATGAAAAATCAGCTTCAGGGCAAAATTTCCGGTTTGAACGCGCAATTGGCGGAAAAGGCGGCAAGATGTGATTTTGTCGAACAGGCGCACGGCAAAACCGTGTCGGAATTGGCGGTATTGGACGAGAAATACCGGCATTTGCAGGACGAAAATTATGCTTTGGGCAACCGTTTTTCCGCAGCCGAAAAGCAGATTGCCCATTTGCAGGAAAAAGAGGCGGAATCGGTTCGGCTGAAGCAGTCGTATATCGATTTGCAGGAAAAGGCACAGGGTTTGGCGGTTGAAAACGAACGTTTGGCAACGCAGCTCGGGCAGGAACGGAAGGCGTTTGCCGACCAATATGCCTTGGAACGCCAAATCCGCCAAAGAATCGAAACCGATTTGGAAGAAAGCCGCCAAACTGTCCGCGACGTGCAAAACGATCTTTCCGATGTGGGCAACCGTTTTGCCGCAGCTGAAAAACAGATTGCCCATTTGCAGGAAAAAGAGGCGGAAGCGGAAAACTTGAGACAGTCGTATCTTAAATTGCAGGAAAAGGCGCAGGGTTTGGCGGTTGAAAACGAACGTTTAAACACGCAAATCGAACAGGAACGCCTTGCTTCTGAAGAGAAGCTGTCCTTGCTGGGCGAGGCGCGCAAGAGCTTGAGCGATCAGTTTCAAAATCTTGCCAATACGATTTTGGAAGAAAAAAGCCGCCGTTTTACCGAGCAGAACCGGGAGCAGCTCCATCAGGTTTTAAACCCGTTAAATGAACGCATCCACGGTTTCGGCGAGTTGGTCAGGCAAACCTATGATAAAGAATCGCGCGAGCGGCTGACTTTGGAAAACGAATTGAAACGGCTTCAGGGGTTGAACGCGCAGCTGCACAGCGAGGCAAAGGCCCTGACCAACGCGCTGACCGGTACGCAGAATAAGGTTCAGGGAAATTGGGGCGAGATGATTCTGGAAACGGTTTTGGAAAATTCCGGCCTTCAGAAAGGGCGCGAATATGTGGTGCAGGCGGCGGCTGTCCGAAAAGAGGAAGACGGCGGCACACGCCGCCTTCAGCCCGACGTTTTGGTCAACCTGCCCGACAACAAGCAGATTGTGATTGATTCCAAGGTTTCGCTGACGGCTTATGTGCGCTATACGCAGGCGGCGGATGCGGATACGGCGGCGCGCGAACTGGCGGCACACGTTGCCAGCATACGCGCGCATATGAAAGGCTTGTCGCTGAAGGATTACACCGATTTGGAAGGTGTGAACACTTTGGATTTCGTCTTTATGTTTATCCCCGTCGAACCGGCCTACCTGTTGGCGTTGCAGAATGACGCGGGCTTGTTCCAAGAGTGTTTCGACAAACGGATTATGCTGGTCGGCCCCAGTACGCTGCTGGCGACTTTGCGGACGGTGGCGAATATTTGGCGCAACGAACAACAAAATCAGAACGCACTGGCGATTGCGGACGAAGGCGGCAAGCTGTATGACAAGTTTGTCGGCTTTGTACAGACGCTCGAAAGCGTCGGCAAAGGCATCGATCAGGCGCAAAACAGCTTTCAGACGGCATTCAAGCAACTTGCCGAAGGGCGCGGGAATCTGGTCGGCCGCGCCGAGAAGCTGCGTCTGTTGGGGGTAAAGGCAAACAAGCAGCTTGCACGAGATTTGACCGAGCGTGCCAACGAACAGACGGCATTTGCTTTGGGCAAACCTTCGGAACAGGAAGCGGCTGACGAAGCCGAATAG